A single window of Nicotiana sylvestris chromosome 5, ASM39365v2, whole genome shotgun sequence DNA harbors:
- the LOC104239754 gene encoding ubiquitin carboxyl-terminal hydrolase 3, whose translation MGAAGSKLEKALGDQFPEGERYFGLENFGNTCYCNSVLQALYFCVPFREQLLEYFSNNKNLADADENLLTCLADLFMQISSQKKKTGVIAPKRFVQRLKKQNEIFRSYMHQDAHEFLNYLLNELVDILEKEASAAKSDQETSSPTEKIANGPTSIHVNGAKKEPLVTWVHKNFQGILTNETKCLCCETVTARDETFLDLSLDIEQNSSITSCLKNFSSTETLNAEDKFFCDKCCSLQEAQKRMKIKKPPHILVIHLKRFKYIEQLGRYKKLSYRVVFPLELKLSNTVEDADAEYSLFAVVVHVGSGPNHGHYVSLVKSHNHWLFFDDENVEMIDESAVQTFFGSAQEYSSNTDHGYILFYERVSNGSTS comes from the exons ATGGGTGCAGCAGGTTCCAAACTCGAGAAAGCTCTAGGTGACCAATTTCCCGAAGGAGAACGTTACTTTGGCCTTGAGAATTTTGGCAATACTTGCTATTGTAACAGCGTTCTCCAG GCTCTATATTTCTGTGTTCCATTTCGAGAACAACTACTGGAGTATTTCTCAAATAACAAAAATCTCGCTGACGCAGATGAAAATCTCTTGACATGCCTTGCTGACCTGTTTATGCAG ATAAGCTCGCAAAAGAAGAAAACTGGTGTCATTGCTCCCAAGCGCTTTGTACAGAGATTGAAGAAGCAGAATGAGATTTTCCGCAGTTATATGCATCAG GACGCACACGAATTTTTGAATTATTTGCTGAACGAACTGGTTGACATACTGGAGAAAGAAGCCAGTGCTGCTAAAAGCGATCAAGAAACTTCTTCCCCAACAGAAAAGATTGCAAATGGACCAACCAGTATTCATGTTAATGGGGCTAAAAAGGAGCCCCTGGTCACATGGGTGCACAAAAATTTCCAG GGTATACTCACAAATGAAACGAAGTGTTTGTGTTGTGAGACTGTAACTGCAAGAGATGAGACATTTCTTGATTTGAGCCTCGACATTGAACAGAACAGTTCAATAACTAGCTGCCTGAAGAATTTTAGTTCCACAGAAACCTTGAATGCAGAGGATAAATTCTTCTGTGACAAGTGTTGCAG CTTGCAGGAAGCTCAGAAGAGGATGAAGATTAAAAAGCCCCCTCACATCCTGGTTATCCACTTGAAGCGATTTAAGTACATTGAACAGCTTGGTCGGTATAAGAAGCTCTCTTACCGTGTTGTCTTCCCACTTGAGTTGAAGCTAAGCAATACAGTTGAGGATGCAGATGCGGAGTATTCCTTATTCGCTGTGGTAGTCCATGTTGGGAGTGGACCAAACCATGGACACTACGTGAGCCTTGTGAAGAGTCACAACCACTGGTTGTTCTTTGATGATGAGAATGTCGAGATGATTGATGAGTCGGCTGTTCAAACTTTCTTTGGTTCGGCTCAGGAGTATTCCAGCAATACAGATCATGGGTACATCTTATTTTACGAGAGAGTCTCCAATGGAAGCACTAGCTGA
- the LOC104239755 gene encoding cyclin-dependent kinase C-1-like produces MAVAAYGQLNLEESPLWGSRSVDCFEKLEQIGEGTYGQVYMAREKATGEIVALKKIRMDNEKEGFPITAIREIKILKKLQHENVIQLKEIVTSQGPEGDEQGKLDNNKYKGNIYMVFEYMDHDLTGLADRPGLRFTIPQIKCYMKQLLTGLHYCHVNQVLHRDIKGSNLLIDNEGNLKLADFGLARSFSGDHNANLTNRVITLWYRPPELLLGATKYGPAVDMWSVGCIFAELLFGKPILPGKNEPEQLNKIYELCGTPDEVNWPGVSKIPWYGKFKPARPMKRRVREVFRHFDRHALDLLDKMLTLDPSQRICAKDALDAEYFWTDPLPCDPRSLPKYESSHEFQTKKKRQQQRQNEELAKRQKLQHPQQHSRLPPIQQSGQSHSQHWGGPNHQTQPAISAAGHHQYGKPRGPGGQNRYPPGGNPGGGYYQDRGAQGGGYSSGTYPPQGRAPPYPGSGVASSVPRGPSGGYGVPPNYSQSGQYGGSGTGRGSNQMSGNRNQQYGWQQ; encoded by the exons ATGGCAGTGGCTGCTTATGGTCAGCTGAATCTTGAAGAATCGCCATTGTGGGGTTCTCGAAGTGTCGACTGCTTCGAAAAGCTTGAACAAATCGGTGAAGGAACTTATGG GCAAGTGTACATGGCCAGAGAAAAGGCAACTGGGGAGATTGTTGCTTTGAAAAAGATACGTATGGACAATGAGAAGGAGGGG TTCCCAATAACAGCCATCCGGGAGATTAAAATTCTAAAGAAATTGCAGCATGAAAATGTCATTCAGCTAAAAGAGATAGTAACCTCCCAAG GTCCTGAAGGGGATGAACAAGGGAAGCTAG ATAATAACAAGTACAAGGGAAACATTTACATGGTTTTTGAATACATGGATCATGACTTGACTGGACTTGCTGATCGACCAGGGCTGAGATTCACAATTCCGCAGATTAAA TGCTACATGAAGCAACTCCTTACTGGTCTTCATTACTGCCATGTTAATCAAGTTCTTCACAGAGATATCAAAG GCTCTAATCTTCTGATAGATAATGAAGGAAATCTGAAGCTTGCTGATTTTGGTTTAGCACGGTCATTTTCTGGTGATCACAATGCTAATCTGACAAATCGTGTTATTACTCTGTGGTACAG ACCTCCAGAGTTGTTGCTTGGAGCCACAAAGTATGGCCCAGCTGTTGACATGTGGTCCGTTGGTTGTATATTTGCTGAACTTCTGTTCGGGAAGCCAATCTTACCTGGAAAAAATGAG CCTGAACAGTTGAACAAAATATATGAGCTTTGTGGAACCCCTGATGAAGTTAACTGGCCTGGTGTATCAAAGATTCCTTGGTATGGCAAGTTCAAGCCAGCAAGGCCAATGAAAAGACGAGTTAGAGAGGTCTTTAGGCA TTTTGATCGCCATGCTTTGGATTTATTAGACAAAATGCTGACTCTTGATCCATCTCAG AGAATATGTGCAAAGGATGCTCTAGATGCTGAATATTTCTGGACCGACCCCTTACCTTGTGATCCTAGAAG CCTACCTAAATACGAATCATCACACGAGTTCCAGACTAAGAAAAAACGGCAACAGCAGCGACAGAATGAAGAATTGGCCAAAAGACAGAAGCTGCAGCACCCACAGCAACATTCACGCCTCCCTCCTATCCAACAGTCTGGGCAAAGTCATTCCCAGCACTGGGGTGGACCTAATCATCAAACCCAGCCTGCAATATCTGCTGCTGGTCATCATCAATATGGAAAGCCTCGTGGCCCTGGAGGCCAAAATCGGTATCCTCCAGGTGGAAACCCTGGTGGGGGGTATTATCAAGATCGTGGGGCACAAGGCGGAGGTTATAGTAGTGGGACATATCCACCTCAGGGACGAGCCCCACCTTATCCTGGTAGTGGGGTGGCTTCCAGTGTTCCTCGGGGACCAAGTGGTGGCTATGGTGTTCCTCCTAATTACTCCCAAAGTGGTCAATATGGAGGTTCTGGCACAGGGAGAGGTTCTAACCAAATGAGTGGAAACCGTAACCAGCAGTATGGTTGGCAGCAATAG